The sequence TCAACGCGAACAGCCGGTTTTATGAATCCGCGAACCAGCTGCTGGGAATGCCAGCGAAGGAGTACCGTCGCGGCGGCGCAGGAGCAGCCATTCACTTCGCCATTGGCCAATGCTCCCTCGGCGCCATTCTGGTTGCCCAGAGCCAGCGCGGAATTTGCGCCATTCTGCTCGGCGACGATCCGGAACGTCTCGCGCAGCAACTGCAAGACCAGTTCCCCAGTGCCGATCTGATCGGCGGCGGCAGTCAGTTTGAACAACGGGTGGCCGAGATTGTGGGTTTTGTCGAGGCGCCATCCATTGGCCTGAACTTGCCATTGGATGTGCGCGGTACCGCGTTTCAAGAGCGGGTCTGGCAAGCGTTACGCGAAATTCCGCCGGGCACCACTGCCAGCTACACCGACATCGCCAACCGGATTGGCGCACCCAAAGCCGTGCGCGCTGTCGCCCAGGCCTGCGCGGCTAACAGGATTGCCGTCGCGATTCCATGCCACCGAGTGGTCCGCCGAGACGGCAGTCTGTCCGGCTACCGTTGGGGCGTGGAGCGCAAGAAAGAATTGTTGCGCAGGGAATCGGCGGAATAGTCCTGTGCGGCTGGGGTGCTACCGCTAAAGCTGACTAATTAATCGACACGCGACGTCTTTCACGCTACCTTGTACAATTGCCTTGTACAACAACCATTTCGGAACAGTAATGAGAACGGTAAATATCAGCGACTTTCGGGCTAATTTGTTGAAATATCTGGAAAAAGCTAACGCTGGTGAGCACTTTTGCGTTACCACCAACGGCAAGCATATCGCCACCATAACGCCCCCAGCAAACCGAAAACAGCTCGCTCAACAACAACTCGCAAAATTAGCAGAACAAACCGTGATTGAAGACATCGTCTCCCCCACTGACGCTGAGTGGGATGCAAACCTATGATACTTCTCGATACCTGTGCGGTAATTTGGGATGCACTGGATCGGCAGCAATTAACACCTAAGGCATTGGCTGCGATAGACAAAGCTGACGAATTCAACGCGCTAATCATCAGCGACATCTCAATTTGGGAGATAGCCATGCTTATACACAAAGATCGCATCAAAATAGAAACCACAGCCTCTAACTTGTTAAATCTATACCTCCAAACAAGA comes from Teredinibacter turnerae and encodes:
- a CDS encoding type II toxin-antitoxin system Phd/YefM family antitoxin, which gives rise to MRTVNISDFRANLLKYLEKANAGEHFCVTTNGKHIATITPPANRKQLAQQQLAKLAEQTVIEDIVSPTDAEWDANL
- a CDS encoding type II toxin-antitoxin system VapC family toxin, which codes for MILLDTCAVIWDALDRQQLTPKALAAIDKADEFNALIISDISIWEIAMLIHKDRIKIETTASNLLNLYLQTRNISVVQISPEIADLSVTLGSEINKDPADRIISATSIIQNARLVTADQNLISSDLVDTIW
- the ada gene encoding bifunctional DNA-binding transcriptional regulator/O6-methylguanine-DNA methyltransferase Ada, which translates into the protein MSDKRFDSPEARWQAIQERDSHADGYFVYGVRTTGIYCAPSATARQPKRENVEFFDTAAAAEAAGYVASRRERGARPEAASARSAAVARACRLIEGGETSTPLSELAANVGMSPYHFHRVFKAETGLTPKAYSSALRASKLREQLQQAQGSITDAIYNAGFNANSRFYESANQLLGMPAKEYRRGGAGAAIHFAIGQCSLGAILVAQSQRGICAILLGDDPERLAQQLQDQFPSADLIGGGSQFEQRVAEIVGFVEAPSIGLNLPLDVRGTAFQERVWQALREIPPGTTASYTDIANRIGAPKAVRAVAQACAANRIAVAIPCHRVVRRDGSLSGYRWGVERKKELLRRESAE